A genomic segment from Bufo bufo chromosome 8, aBufBuf1.1, whole genome shotgun sequence encodes:
- the LOC120977635 gene encoding SLAIN motif-containing protein-like isoform X2: protein MVVPESSPGIQHDCMRVASNSIMDGETETDASSDLTEVRKLHELVRRLEIQNQQLRVKKNSQGTSNEPGMDTYLSTLQASGVMNSMNIQPEVGDLEIIPDLHSKLDQIHSEKENIPRLRVEKLSSDSNAYSKEESHCDTDDSAFFSLDVSGRTDEGMCKMSERSSSGDLGVILDETALDDVEVLELGSCSEDEEDCWLYVSPKKLEIAEQKPDSPLKWCRQVLDHHSPETEAACRTLMGKLDQGYTSVPSALSSQSSVDSELSTSDDSISMGYKLQDLTDVQVMARLQEESLRQDYASSSASVSRRSSSASLNSFRRGTFSDQEFDTYSLEDDEDCDCSLSYRSANRYSPSPLSSPRCQSPSATGESSKSSISRLRPPRRSMQNQAQDRMKYPGFEDDLRHSMPNLAKTSLRSLEAVRSSRSLESDLQGPSGRLTRIQPPAGNTPPSKLRYSSSSSHPAGARPPVKASLSTSSLMNSRQPVKSSGYNGSSGVRKMSSPGLAPVVPGVSRTSNLSPSVKHSGVKSQLSSGNSTPKSKMVQPSKRSLNSSRTNPPDDDSWKEGCY from the exons ATGGTGGTCCCTGAAAGTTCCCCTGGCATTCAGCATGACTGCATGAGAGTGGCAAGCAACAGTATCATGGACGGAGAAACCGAAACAGACGCAAGCTCTGACCTAACAGAAGTCCGCAAACTGCACGAGTTGGTCAGAAGACTGGAGATTCAGAACCAGCAGTTACGGGTAAAGAAGAACTCGCAGGGCACAAGTAATGAGCCCGGCATGGATACCTACCTCTCTACTCTCCAAGCCTCGGGAGTCATGAACAGCATGAACATTCAGCCTGAGGTGGGAGATCTGGAGATCATCCCCGACCTCCATAGCAAACTGGATCAGATTCACTCTGAGAAGGAGAACATTCCCCGTCTGCGGGTGGAGAAGTTGTCTTCCGACTCCAATGCCTACAGTAAGGAAGAGAGTCACTGTGACACAGACGACAGTGCCTTCTTCAGCCTGGACGTCAGTGGGAGGACAGATGAAGGGATGTGCAAGATGTCTGAAAGAAGCTCCAGTGGAGATCTAGGGGTTATCTTGGATGAAACTGCACTTGATGACGTTGAGGTCCTGGAGTTGGGCTCCTgcagtgaggatgaggaggattgtTG GCTTTACGTGTCACCAAAGAAGCTGGAAATTGCGGAGCAGAAGCCCGATTCCCCCTTAAAATGGTGCAGACAAGTGTTGGATCATCACAGCCCAGAGACAGAAGCCGCCTGCCGAACTTTAATGGGAAAGCTTGATCAAG GCTACACGAGCGTTCCTTCTGCCCTCAGCTCCCAGTCCTCCGTGGACAGTGAATTAAGCACCTCTGACGACTCCATATCTATGGGATACAAGCTCCAGGATCTGACCGATGTTCAGGTCATGGCCAGACTTCAGGAGGAAA GTCTCCGGCAGGACTATGCTTCCAGCTCTGCCTCGGTTTCCCGACGCAGTTCTAGTGCCTCCCTCAACTCTTTCAGAAGAGGGACCTTCAGCGACCAGGAGTTTGACACCTACAGCCTGGAGGACGACGAGGACTGTGACTGTTCTCTGTCCTATCGAAGTGCTAACCGCTATTCACCGTCCCCTCTCAGTTCTCCCCGGTGCCAGTCACCTTCCGCCACAGGGGAAAGCAGCAAATCCTCCATTTCCCGCCTTCGTCCACCCCGCAGATCTATGCAGAATCAAGCGCAAGACCGGATGAAATACCCAGGTTTTGAAG ATGACCTGAGACACAGCATGCCCAACCTTGCAAAAACGAGTCTACGCTCCTTGGAAGCTGTGAGAAGCAGCCGCAGTTTGGAGTCTGATCTCCAGGGGCCAAGTGGCCGGTTAACCAGGATTCAGCCGCCCGCAGGCA ATACCCCTCCGAGTAAGCTGCGCTACAGTTCCAGCTCCAGCCATCCAGCAGGTGCCCGCCCGCCCGTCAAAGCAAGTTTAAGCACAAGCTCCCTCATGAACTCAAGGCAGCCAGTAAAATCATCCGGTTACAATGGGTCAAGTGGTGTCCGTAAGATGTCTTCACCTGGTTTAGCTCCGGTGGTTCCTGGGGTTTCAAGAACCAGTAATCTTTCTCCATCTGTGAAACACTCGGGTGTCAAATCTCAGTTGTCTTCAGGAAACTCCACTCCTAAAAGCAAGATGGTGCAGCCTTCCAAGAG ATCCCTTAATTCCTCAAGGACAAATCCTCCAGACGATGACTCGTGGAAAGAAGGATGCTATTAA
- the LOC120977635 gene encoding SLAIN motif-containing protein-like isoform X1, which translates to MVVPESSPGIQHDCMRVASNSIMDGETETDASSDLTEVRKLHELVRRLEIQNQQLRVKKNSQGTSNEPGMDTYLSTLQASGVMNSMNIQPEVGDLEIIPDLHSKLDQIHSEKENIPRLRVEKLSSDSNAYSKEESHCDTDDSAFFSLDVSGRTDEGMCKMSERSSSGDLGVILDETALDDVEVLELGSCSEDEEDCWLYVSPKKLEIAEQKPDSPLKWCRQVLDHHSPETEAACRTLMGKLDQAGRWKSLYCSPLASPSAYSANNETSCCSNTLNSPGCLKSTNKPLLTCGSSGYTSVPSALSSQSSVDSELSTSDDSISMGYKLQDLTDVQVMARLQEESLRQDYASSSASVSRRSSSASLNSFRRGTFSDQEFDTYSLEDDEDCDCSLSYRSANRYSPSPLSSPRCQSPSATGESSKSSISRLRPPRRSMQNQAQDRMKYPGFEDDLRHSMPNLAKTSLRSLEAVRSSRSLESDLQGPSGRLTRIQPPAGNTPPSKLRYSSSSSHPAGARPPVKASLSTSSLMNSRQPVKSSGYNGSSGVRKMSSPGLAPVVPGVSRTSNLSPSVKHSGVKSQLSSGNSTPKSKMVQPSKRSLNSSRTNPPDDDSWKEGCY; encoded by the exons ATGGTGGTCCCTGAAAGTTCCCCTGGCATTCAGCATGACTGCATGAGAGTGGCAAGCAACAGTATCATGGACGGAGAAACCGAAACAGACGCAAGCTCTGACCTAACAGAAGTCCGCAAACTGCACGAGTTGGTCAGAAGACTGGAGATTCAGAACCAGCAGTTACGGGTAAAGAAGAACTCGCAGGGCACAAGTAATGAGCCCGGCATGGATACCTACCTCTCTACTCTCCAAGCCTCGGGAGTCATGAACAGCATGAACATTCAGCCTGAGGTGGGAGATCTGGAGATCATCCCCGACCTCCATAGCAAACTGGATCAGATTCACTCTGAGAAGGAGAACATTCCCCGTCTGCGGGTGGAGAAGTTGTCTTCCGACTCCAATGCCTACAGTAAGGAAGAGAGTCACTGTGACACAGACGACAGTGCCTTCTTCAGCCTGGACGTCAGTGGGAGGACAGATGAAGGGATGTGCAAGATGTCTGAAAGAAGCTCCAGTGGAGATCTAGGGGTTATCTTGGATGAAACTGCACTTGATGACGTTGAGGTCCTGGAGTTGGGCTCCTgcagtgaggatgaggaggattgtTG GCTTTACGTGTCACCAAAGAAGCTGGAAATTGCGGAGCAGAAGCCCGATTCCCCCTTAAAATGGTGCAGACAAGTGTTGGATCATCACAGCCCAGAGACAGAAGCCGCCTGCCGAACTTTAATGGGAAAGCTTGATCAAG CCGGTAGATGGAAAAGCCTGTACTGCAGCCCGCTGGCATCGCCAAGTGCATATAGCGCCAACAATGAGACCAGCTGTTGTAGCAATACACTAAACTCACCGGGGTGCCTCAAATCCACTAACAAACCACTACTAACCTGTGGCAGCTCAG GCTACACGAGCGTTCCTTCTGCCCTCAGCTCCCAGTCCTCCGTGGACAGTGAATTAAGCACCTCTGACGACTCCATATCTATGGGATACAAGCTCCAGGATCTGACCGATGTTCAGGTCATGGCCAGACTTCAGGAGGAAA GTCTCCGGCAGGACTATGCTTCCAGCTCTGCCTCGGTTTCCCGACGCAGTTCTAGTGCCTCCCTCAACTCTTTCAGAAGAGGGACCTTCAGCGACCAGGAGTTTGACACCTACAGCCTGGAGGACGACGAGGACTGTGACTGTTCTCTGTCCTATCGAAGTGCTAACCGCTATTCACCGTCCCCTCTCAGTTCTCCCCGGTGCCAGTCACCTTCCGCCACAGGGGAAAGCAGCAAATCCTCCATTTCCCGCCTTCGTCCACCCCGCAGATCTATGCAGAATCAAGCGCAAGACCGGATGAAATACCCAGGTTTTGAAG ATGACCTGAGACACAGCATGCCCAACCTTGCAAAAACGAGTCTACGCTCCTTGGAAGCTGTGAGAAGCAGCCGCAGTTTGGAGTCTGATCTCCAGGGGCCAAGTGGCCGGTTAACCAGGATTCAGCCGCCCGCAGGCA ATACCCCTCCGAGTAAGCTGCGCTACAGTTCCAGCTCCAGCCATCCAGCAGGTGCCCGCCCGCCCGTCAAAGCAAGTTTAAGCACAAGCTCCCTCATGAACTCAAGGCAGCCAGTAAAATCATCCGGTTACAATGGGTCAAGTGGTGTCCGTAAGATGTCTTCACCTGGTTTAGCTCCGGTGGTTCCTGGGGTTTCAAGAACCAGTAATCTTTCTCCATCTGTGAAACACTCGGGTGTCAAATCTCAGTTGTCTTCAGGAAACTCCACTCCTAAAAGCAAGATGGTGCAGCCTTCCAAGAG ATCCCTTAATTCCTCAAGGACAAATCCTCCAGACGATGACTCGTGGAAAGAAGGATGCTATTAA